One window of the Thunnus albacares chromosome 3, fThuAlb1.1, whole genome shotgun sequence genome contains the following:
- the LOC122976278 gene encoding caspase b-like: MPVPQLLLEILEDLRDDDFKKFKFYLTTHVLDSCRPIPKSRLEKASWTDTVTEMIQTYSDESSVNITVEILKKIYNNNAAEKLKETYAEERAATPSTSSSALAPPVAAPAATSAQSGMFIINGSVTILKPTQFHSP, encoded by the exons ATGCCGGTTCCACAGCTGCTCCTTGAGATTCTGGAAGATCTGCGTGATGATGATTTCAAAAAGTTTAAGTTTTACCTTACAACTCACGTCTTGGACAGCTGCAGACCAATTCCTAAGTCCCGTCTAGAGAAAGCATCCTGGACGGACACTGTGACTGAAATGATACAGACCTACAGTGATGAGTCGTCTGTGAACATCACTGTTGAGATCCTGAAGAAAATATACAACAACAATGCTGCAGAGAAGTTAAAGGAAACATACGCAG AGGAAAGAGCAGCTACaccctccacttcctcctctgctttGGCACCTCCTgttgctgctcctgctgcaacTTCTGCTCAGAGTGGAATGTTCATCATCAATGGAAGTGTGACCATCTTGAAGCCTACACAGTTTCATTCTCCTTGA
- the LOC122979844 gene encoding pyrin-like has product MPVPQLLLDTLEDLRDSDFKTFNWYLKTDVLDGCKRIPRSHLENPSRTDTVDKMIEHYGEEMAVNITVKILESIGNKNAAEKLKKAYAEGTAATSSTSSSALAPPVAAPAAPVAMSAHDGSVIIAPTIIGGTSGTWNINVKK; this is encoded by the exons ATGCCGGTTCCACAGTTGCTCCTTGACACTCTGGAAGACCTGCGTGATAGTGATTTTAAAACGTTTAATTGGTACCTTAAGACTGATGTCTTGGACGGCTGCAAACGAATTCCTAGGTCCCACCTAGAGAATCCATCCCGGACGGACACTGTGGATAAAATGATAGAGCACTATGGTGAAGAGATGGCTGTGAACATCACTGTTAAGATCCTGGAGAGTATAGGAAACAAAAACGCTGCAGAGAAGTTAAAGAAAGCATACGCAG AGGGAACAGCAGCTacatcctccacctcctcctctgctttgGCACCTCCTgttgctgctcctgctgctcctgttgCAATGTCTGCTCATGATGGAAGTGTGATCATCGCCCCGACGATCATCGGTGGCACCTCTGGAACCTGGaatataaatgtcaaaaaataa